One region of Cryptosporidium parvum Iowa II chromosome 4, whole genome shotgun sequence genomic DNA includes:
- a CDS encoding large glycine-rich repeat low complexity protein (possible cryptosporidium-specific paralog), which translates to MQLINIIIKIIVIFVINIEYFPREDKKLGLVINSLLHLTLKNNIGSNSISMTNNLVTSTSTNDQSITSEFQRMNSIDINDETNNIESVTVSISCNSLESLIRELELRSQILSIQGPALLHSLISNECLAHLEEMALICMNKKHSKYLGCSIIRKSLYKVRKQIKKNNRYLLKIARFEEAFITIIPTLKGYYRSCGNNVNIPETKLNEFKSFASSFGFISFLADLRNENERIFSEICDFSILNEMKRKLLSFKPRVTFKKGTCFKPRGRDIKALSLSQYLDRNDRLYDSELKSGDFGAKLGQKVATVPESRLSSTRITYFGGRSKTGSDSDSDSDSDSDTSSDSDSDSDSDSDSDSDSDSDSDSDSNSNSDPNSESGGLGGGTGGLEGTGGGGEAGTGGLGGGGGTGGLGGGGGGTGAGEAGAGTAMGRGAGRVRRVLHSAFFSGKSSVFCSSINLESRPFLKERQETKNVKEERLASIPESESDTDSDSDSESLGSSIEKPSVEGNLRKESGLSGSETNTGEESTKALERVSCTGGTDSDTTGDFDSRSSGTLGFVIKGSGLGGSSSIEAALGSSGLGVLSSRGRGSGRGGSVRGRASSGAIRTNGGSSGIGASSGGNGMGRLTGRGGLGSGTAGSSSRGRGLARGGLSSEVVGAIGGPDRGGSTRGRGSGRGGLSSGAVGIIGSSNRGRGSDRGGSGRGGSSRIGASFGAVGAIGGPDRGSSSRGGMSTRGRGTGRFPSRGGSSSATAGSSSRGGASSGTVGTIGGSVRGGGSSRGGLNSRTRGTEIIPGRGRLSSGVVGTIEGSGRGGYSRGGLGSGTTGSSSRGRGLARGGLSSEVVGTIGGSVRGGSVRGGSTRGRGSGRGGSGRGAVGTIGGSGRGGSSRIGAGSGAVGAIGGPDRGGSNRGGMSTRGGSGRGGSGIGRLTGRGRLGSGTTNHSNCSLGTTEQSITSDLLNSRSRSSSKSITRSRSRSRTRSRTRTRTRSRSRSRSRSRTKTDPESNSRSSPKSGISSNTSPAKDISGLNRKLPSYMKSTISSRNKSVSRN; encoded by the coding sequence atgcagctaataaatatcataataaaaataattgtgATATTTGTGATTAATATAGAGTATTTTCCGAGAGAAGATAAAAAATTAGGCTTGGTTATAAACTCTTTATTACATTtaactttgaaaaataatattggttCAAATTCTATATCAATGACAAATAATTTGGTTACTAGTACATCTACAAATGATCAAAGTATAACGAGCGAATTCCAAAGAATGAATTCGATTGACATTAATGATGAaaccaataatattgaatctGTGACTGTAAGTATAAGTTGCAATTCATTAGAAAGTTTGATTCGTGAATTGGAACTACGAAGtcaaattctttcaatACAGGGACCAGCACTATTACATTCTCTAATAAGCAATGAATGCTTGGCTCATTTAGAAGAAATGGCTTTAATATGTATGAATAAGAAACATAGTAAATATCTTGGCTGtagtattattagaaaaagtCTATACAAGGTTAGgaaacaaattaaaaagaataacagatatttattaaaaatagcAAGATTTGAAGAAGCatttattacaataatTCCAACTCTTAAAGGATATTATAGGAGTTGTGGTAATAATGTGAATATTCCAGAGactaaattaaatgaatttaaaagtttTGCTTCAAGTTTTggttttatttcttttttggcAGATTTgagaaatgaaaatgaaaggattttttcagaaatatgcgatttttcaatattgaatgagatgaaaaggaaattattatcttttaaGCCACGAGTTACTTTCAAAAAAGGAACATGTTTTAAACCAAGAGGGAGAGATATTAAAGCACTAAGTCTTTCTCAATATTTAGATAGAAATGATAGGCTTTATGATTCTGAGTTAAAAAGTGGTGATTTTGGAGCTAAATTGGGACAGAAAGTGGCCACAGTGCCAGAATCACGCTTAAGTTCAACTAGGATTACTTACTTTGGTGGGAGATCTAAGACGGGTTCAGATTCAGACTCCGATTCAGATTCAGATTCGGACACAAGCTCAGATTCAGATTCGGATTCAGATTCAGATTCAGATTCAGATTCAGATTCGGATTCTGACTCAGATTCGGACTCAAATTCGAATTCAGATCCAAATTCAGAATCAGGAGGATTAGGAGGAGGAACAGGAGGATTAGAAGGAAcaggaggaggaggagaaGCGGGAACAGGAGGGTTgggaggaggaggaggaacAGGAGGATTgggaggaggaggaggaggaacAGGAGCAGGGGAAGCAGGAGCAGGGACTGCGATGGGAAGAGGAGCGGGAAGAGTAAGGAGAGTATTACACTCAGCATTTTTCTCTGGTAAAAGCTCTGTTTTTTGCTCCAGCATTAATTTAGAATCTAGGCCATTTTTAAAAGAGAGGCAAGAGACTAAAAATGTTAAGGAAGAGCGTTTAGCAAGCATTCCAGAATCTGAATCGGATACTGACTCGGATTCAGACTCTGAAAGTTTAGGAAGCTCAATTGAAAAGCCAAGCGTTGAGGGaaatttaagaaaagaGAGTGGATTATCAGGTTCAGAAACGAATACAGGAGAAGAAAGCACTAAGGCACTAGAGCGAGTTTCATGCACGGGAGGAACAGATTCTGATACAACTGGAGACTTTGATAGTAGGTCGAGCGGAACACTAGGTTTTGTAATAAAAGGTTCAGGTTTGGGAGGATCGAGTTCAATAGAAGCTGCATTAGGGAGTTCAGGTTTAGGTGTATTGAGCTCAAGAGGAAGAGGCTCAGGTAGAGGAGGCTCAGTCCGAGGAAGAGCGAGCTCAGGAGCAATTAGAACCAACGGAGGCTCAAGTGGAATAGGAGCAAGCTCTGGAGGAAATGGTATGGGAAGACTCACAGGTAGGGGAGGATTAGGTTCAGGAACAGCTGGAAGCTCAAGCAGAGGAAGGGGCTTAGCCAGGGGAGGGTTAAGTTCAGAAGTAGTTGGAGCAATTGGAGGTCCAGATAGAGGAGGCTCAACTAGAGGAAGAGGCTCAGGCAGGGGAGGGTTAAGTTCAGGAGCAGTTGGGATAATTGGAAGCTCAAACAGAGGAAGAGGCTCAGACCGGGGAGGCTCAGGGAGAGGAGGCTCAAGCAGAATAGGAGCAAGCTTTGGAGCAGTTGGAGCAATTGGAGGTCCAGATAGAGGAAGCTCAAGCAGAGGAGGAATGAGCACAAGAGGAAGAGGTACGGGAAGATTTCCAAGTAGAGGAGGATCAAGCTCCGCAACGGCTGGAAGCTCAAGCAGAGGGGGGGCGAGCTCAGGAACTGTTGGAACAATTGGAGGCTCAGTAAGAGGAGGGGGCTCAAGCAGAGGAGGTCTGAACTCAAGAACAAGAGGCACGGAAATAATTCCAGGAAGGGGAAGACTAAGTTCAGGAGTAGTTGGAACAATTGAAGGTTCGGGTAGAGGAGGCTACAGTAGAGGAGGGTTAGGTTCAGGAACAACTGGAAGCTCAAGCAGAGGAAGGGGCTTAGCCAGGGGAGGGTTAAGTTCAGAAGTAGTTGGAACAATTGGAGGCTCAGTTAGAGGAGGCTCAGTTAGAGGAGGCTCAACTAGAGGAAGAGGCTCAGGGAGGGGAGGCTCAGGGAGAGGAGCAGTTGGAACAATTGGAGGCTCAGGGAGGGGAGGCTCAAGCAGAATAGGAGCAGGCTCTGGAGCAGTTGGAGCAATTGGAGGTCCAGATAGAGGAGGCTCAAACAGAGGCGGAATGAGCACAAGAGGAGGTTCAGGCAGAGGAGGAAGTGGTATAGGAAGACTCACAGGTAGGGGAAGGTTAGGTTCAGGAACAACAAACCATTCAAATTGTTCTTTAGGTACAACTGAACAGAGTATTACTTCCGATCTTCTAAACTCAAGATCAAGGTCAAgttcaaaatcaataacAAGATCAAGATCAAGGTCAAGAACAAGATCAAGAACAAGAACAAGAACAAGATCAAGATCAAGATCAAGATCAAGATCAAGGACAAAAACAGATCCAGAATCTAATTCTAGATCTAGTCCAAAATCAGGAATAAGCTCAAATACTTCGCCGGCAAAAGATATTTCTGGtcttaatagaaaattacCTTCATATATGAAATCAACAATTAGTTCCAGAAACAAATCAGTATCgagaaattaa